From Streptomyces qinzhouensis, one genomic window encodes:
- a CDS encoding sensor histidine kinase, with protein MSTRLRDAYRELRLGTRLVLGLGVLSLAAFAVVGTTLTAYMRDYLEHQQVAQLKLVQDIQAKDAVEHGTVKRQPYYGWYTAVYDVSDGTAALRRPADVPDDTTGFTALARARADSTGDLTSTAQVEGKGTYRLRACEVVPGVVLVSAAPMAETEDTMERLITVQVIAFTVALLALVVFGRLLLRRGLKPLSDMAHTAHGIASHDLTESAARLPLRADRPGGGPEVEELRTAFNTMLEHIDDSLAVRAEAEQRLRRFVADASHELRTPLMSVRGYADLFQYAAANVPEERDGHLARLRSEAARMGVLLDDLLLLARLDAAEVDAPLRREPCDLVDLARGAADAFRAAHPGHPLTLEAGSRPLPLSLDPVRVRQVLDNLLTNAAVHTPAGTQVSMTVGVTSGTARVLVADAGPGITDADQRRIFDRFYRVDKARSRDNGGSGLGLAVARSLVTAHGGTLSLSSEPGATTFVLELPSVEHAKADP; from the coding sequence ATGAGCACGCGGCTGCGCGACGCCTACCGCGAACTCCGCCTCGGAACGAGACTGGTACTCGGCCTCGGCGTGCTGTCGCTGGCCGCCTTCGCCGTCGTCGGCACCACCCTGACCGCGTATATGCGCGACTACCTGGAACACCAACAGGTCGCCCAGTTGAAGCTGGTACAGGACATACAGGCCAAGGACGCCGTCGAGCACGGCACGGTCAAGCGGCAGCCGTACTACGGGTGGTACACGGCCGTCTATGACGTCAGCGATGGTACGGCGGCGCTTCGCCGGCCCGCCGACGTGCCGGACGACACCACCGGATTCACCGCCCTGGCCCGTGCGCGCGCCGACTCCACCGGCGACCTCACGAGCACCGCGCAGGTCGAGGGGAAGGGTACCTACCGGCTGCGGGCCTGCGAGGTCGTGCCCGGAGTCGTCCTGGTCAGTGCCGCCCCGATGGCGGAGACCGAGGACACGATGGAGCGGTTGATCACGGTTCAGGTGATCGCGTTCACGGTCGCCCTGCTGGCCCTCGTGGTCTTCGGGCGGCTCCTGTTGCGACGAGGCCTGAAACCGCTCAGCGACATGGCTCACACCGCACACGGCATCGCCTCGCACGACCTCACCGAATCGGCCGCCCGGCTGCCGCTGCGTGCCGACCGGCCCGGCGGCGGACCCGAGGTGGAGGAGTTGCGCACCGCCTTCAACACGATGCTGGAGCACATCGACGACTCCCTGGCCGTACGGGCCGAAGCCGAGCAGCGGCTGCGCCGGTTCGTCGCCGACGCCTCGCACGAACTGCGGACACCGCTGATGTCGGTGCGAGGCTACGCCGACCTGTTCCAGTACGCGGCCGCCAACGTTCCGGAGGAGCGCGACGGCCACCTGGCCCGGCTGCGCTCCGAAGCCGCCCGTATGGGCGTCCTCCTCGACGATCTTCTGCTGCTCGCCCGGCTCGACGCCGCCGAGGTGGACGCGCCGCTGCGACGGGAACCGTGCGATCTGGTGGACCTCGCCCGGGGGGCCGCCGATGCCTTCCGCGCCGCCCACCCGGGCCATCCGCTCACCCTCGAAGCCGGGTCCCGGCCCCTGCCGCTGAGCCTCGACCCCGTCCGCGTCCGCCAGGTGCTCGACAATCTGCTCACCAACGCGGCCGTCCACACCCCCGCCGGAACACAGGTGTCCATGACGGTGGGCGTGACCTCGGGGACCGCCCGGGTGCTCGTGGCCGACGCGGGACCCGGCATCACGGACGCCGACCAGCGCCGGATCTTCGACCGTTTCTACCGGGTCGACAAGGCGCGCAGCCGCGACAACGGCGGAAGCGGCCTCGGTCTCGCGGTCGCCCGCTCCCTGGTGACCGCCCACGGCGGCACCCTGTCCCTGAGCAGCGAGCCGGGAGCCACCACCTTCGTCCTGGAGCTGCCGAGCGTGGAACACGCCAAGGCCGATCCGTAA
- a CDS encoding FAD-dependent monooxygenase: protein MRQLKVLVSGASIAGPALALWLARYGAAVTVVERWPELRTGGQLVDLRGVAREVIRRMGVEADIRAASEDNFGLSFVDGRGRSKGKVRADQFGGDGPVAEIEILRGSLSRVLHEGSRDHVDYRFGDRITSVRDEGAKVRVEFETGPAESFDVVVGADGLHSELREMLFGPEARYVRHIGAYVSFWTARNHLDLKDWTVVYSEPDRSIGMRSILGSTKVMAFLTFRGEAPSYDWRDTDAQKRIAKARAYGMGWEAAALLAQIDTAPDFYFDTCSQVNLPAWSAGRVGLVGDAAYCASPLSGHGATIAMVGAYVLAGELARTPDDITGAFARYEAGLRPWVEWIQRSAPGQGKVMTPRTRHGIALRNGVTRLAGHLPRKDLLLRNTVRMSNSMVLDDYSRYAVAAVRP from the coding sequence ATGCGGCAACTCAAGGTTCTGGTCTCCGGCGCGAGCATTGCCGGTCCCGCCCTCGCGTTATGGCTGGCCAGGTACGGTGCGGCCGTGACCGTGGTGGAGCGGTGGCCCGAACTGCGCACGGGCGGTCAACTGGTCGACCTCCGCGGGGTCGCGCGCGAGGTGATCCGGCGGATGGGCGTCGAGGCCGATATCAGGGCCGCGAGCGAGGACAACTTCGGTCTTTCCTTCGTCGACGGCCGAGGGCGCAGCAAGGGGAAGGTCCGGGCGGATCAGTTCGGCGGTGACGGGCCCGTCGCCGAGATCGAGATTCTCCGCGGCAGCCTGTCGCGTGTGCTCCACGAAGGGTCGCGGGACCACGTCGACTACCGGTTCGGCGACCGCATCACCTCGGTGCGCGACGAAGGAGCCAAGGTCCGGGTCGAGTTCGAGACGGGACCCGCCGAATCGTTCGACGTCGTCGTCGGAGCCGATGGGCTGCATTCGGAGCTGCGGGAGATGCTCTTCGGTCCCGAAGCCCGGTATGTGCGCCATATCGGCGCCTATGTATCTTTCTGGACCGCCCGGAACCACCTCGATCTGAAGGACTGGACGGTCGTCTACAGCGAGCCGGACAGGTCGATCGGGATGCGGTCCATTCTCGGCAGCACCAAGGTGATGGCCTTTCTCACCTTCCGCGGCGAGGCGCCTTCGTACGACTGGCGTGATACCGATGCCCAGAAGCGCATCGCCAAGGCCAGGGCCTACGGCATGGGGTGGGAGGCGGCCGCCCTGCTGGCCCAGATCGATACCGCCCCCGACTTCTACTTCGACACCTGTAGCCAGGTGAACCTTCCCGCTTGGTCGGCCGGACGCGTCGGGCTCGTGGGCGACGCGGCGTACTGCGCCTCGCCGCTGTCGGGTCACGGCGCGACCATCGCGATGGTCGGCGCGTACGTCCTCGCCGGCGAACTGGCCCGTACACCGGACGACATCACGGGGGCGTTCGCACGATACGAGGCCGGACTGCGCCCATGGGTCGAGTGGATCCAGCGGTCGGCTCCCGGCCAGGGCAAGGTGATGACGCCCCGGACGCGGCACGGCATCGCCCTGCGCAATGGAGTGACGCGCCTGGCCGGACACCTTCCCCGCAAGGACCTTCTCCTGCGGAACACGGTCCGGATGTCCAATTCCATGGTCCTCGACGACTACTCCCGGTACGCGGTGGCGGCCGTGCGCCCCTGA
- a CDS encoding TetR/AcrR family transcriptional regulator — protein sequence MPTARKRLPPGQHGAPPPAVRAQALVTAARRIVDADGLEALTMRRLADALKLQLPAIYRVFTNKQTLLDELAEAILAEALPDGRGDHWTAEVALLAGQLRTALLAQRDGARIVGGSYAAKRNTLTYADRFVGIMRQAGLDGTAALWATSTVFCYVLGEALEQQGQSADALDRLDRNAARETYPQLFATPVEEIVNFDERFEFGLGLILDGLRQRLHSAGPAEPGAGRARPAPAPPRPGHRPS from the coding sequence ATGCCGACCGCTCGTAAGAGACTCCCACCCGGGCAACACGGCGCACCGCCGCCCGCGGTTCGAGCCCAAGCCCTGGTGACCGCCGCCCGTCGCATCGTGGACGCGGACGGTCTCGAGGCGCTGACCATGAGGCGCCTGGCGGACGCGCTCAAGCTGCAACTCCCCGCCATCTACCGCGTCTTCACCAACAAGCAGACACTCCTCGACGAGCTGGCCGAAGCGATCCTGGCCGAAGCCCTGCCCGACGGCCGAGGGGACCACTGGACGGCGGAGGTCGCCCTGCTCGCCGGACAGCTGAGGACGGCGCTCCTGGCGCAGCGCGACGGCGCCAGGATCGTCGGCGGCAGCTACGCGGCGAAACGGAACACCCTGACGTACGCGGACCGGTTCGTGGGCATCATGCGGCAGGCGGGCCTCGACGGCACCGCGGCTCTCTGGGCGACTTCCACGGTCTTCTGCTACGTCCTGGGCGAGGCCCTGGAACAGCAGGGCCAGAGCGCGGACGCCCTCGACCGGCTCGACCGGAACGCCGCGCGCGAGACCTATCCTCAGCTCTTTGCCACACCTGTCGAAGAGATCGTCAACTTCGACGAACGCTTCGAGTTCGGGCTCGGCCTCATCCTCGACGGTCTTCGGCAGCGGCTCCACTCCGCCGGCCCCGCCGAACCGGGCGCCGGCCGGGCGCGGCCGGCGCCCGCGCCGCCGCGCCCCGGCCACCGCCCCTCCTGA
- a CDS encoding isochorismatase family protein, protein MSERSKYLEPVTRENAAVVLVDHQIGLLSGVRDIPVAELKHNVAALARAATALDIPLVVTTTAADSMWGPTAPELVEALPAGQKIIDRSSVNAWHDDRVREAVEATGRRKLIFAGVSLEVCAALPAYAATAAGYDAYVAVDASGTFSPAKREAGLARMQQAGVILSDYATLIVEALGDNAAPEAGAVYAALDMPFAVLVGQISAAHRS, encoded by the coding sequence ATGAGCGAGCGCAGCAAGTACCTGGAGCCGGTCACCCGCGAGAACGCCGCCGTGGTCCTGGTCGACCATCAGATCGGCCTGCTCTCGGGCGTCCGGGACATCCCGGTGGCCGAGCTGAAGCACAATGTGGCGGCGCTGGCCCGGGCCGCGACCGCGCTGGACATCCCGCTGGTGGTGACCACCACGGCGGCCGACAGCATGTGGGGACCCACCGCCCCCGAGCTGGTCGAGGCACTTCCGGCCGGGCAGAAGATCATCGACCGAAGCTCGGTCAACGCCTGGCACGACGACCGGGTCCGCGAGGCCGTCGAGGCCACCGGCCGCCGGAAGCTGATCTTCGCCGGGGTGTCCCTGGAGGTATGCGCCGCCCTGCCCGCGTACGCCGCCACCGCCGCGGGCTACGACGCCTATGTGGCCGTGGATGCCTCCGGCACCTTCAGCCCGGCCAAACGGGAAGCCGGGCTGGCGCGGATGCAGCAGGCGGGTGTCATCCTCAGCGACTACGCCACCCTCATCGTCGAGGCCCTCGGAGACAACGCCGCACCCGAGGCGGGTGCCGTCTACGCCGCCCTCGACATGCCGTTCGCCGTCCTGGTCGGCCAGATCTCGGCCGCCCACCGGTCCTGA
- a CDS encoding alpha/beta fold hydrolase, producing the protein MRKTKTSRRALITATAATAATAAVVLTTTATATPTTDPRAVPGAQGAGKPTVVLVHGGFADASAGWSEVIKRLQRDGYPVVAPANPLRGLSSDAPYLADLLKSVKGPVILAGHSYGGAVITNAAVGNPNVKALVYVAAFVPDKGEQLIGLLGKYPGSEIPEAINEVPFTHPDGTPGTDFYLKADKFRSAFAADLPRSVTDTMQAAQRPAAATHLTDPTRAAAWRSIPSWGLVAAADKAIPPALQRWEYDRADVRGQLEVRGASHSVMVSHPGAVQKLIRTADRATR; encoded by the coding sequence ATGCGGAAGACCAAGACCTCACGCCGTGCACTGATCACGGCCACCGCCGCGACGGCCGCCACAGCGGCGGTGGTCCTGACGACCACGGCCACCGCGACCCCCACCACCGACCCCCGGGCCGTACCGGGCGCCCAGGGCGCGGGCAAGCCGACGGTCGTCCTCGTCCACGGCGGTTTCGCCGACGCCTCGGCCGGCTGGAGCGAGGTGATCAAGCGGCTCCAGCGCGACGGATACCCGGTGGTCGCGCCCGCCAACCCGCTGCGCGGCCTGTCCAGCGACGCGCCCTATCTCGCCGACCTCCTGAAGTCGGTCAAGGGCCCGGTCATCCTCGCCGGTCACTCCTACGGCGGCGCGGTCATCACCAACGCCGCCGTCGGCAACCCCAACGTCAAGGCCCTGGTCTATGTGGCCGCGTTCGTACCCGACAAGGGCGAGCAGCTGATCGGCCTGCTCGGCAAGTACCCGGGCAGCGAGATCCCGGAAGCGATCAACGAGGTGCCGTTCACCCATCCGGACGGCACCCCCGGAACCGACTTCTACCTCAAGGCCGACAAGTTCCGCAGCGCGTTCGCCGCGGACCTGCCCAGGTCGGTCACCGACACCATGCAGGCCGCGCAACGCCCGGCCGCCGCCACGCACCTCACCGACCCCACCCGGGCCGCCGCCTGGCGGAGTATTCCGTCCTGGGGCCTGGTCGCCGCCGCGGACAAGGCCATTCCGCCCGCCCTGCAACGCTGGGAGTACGACCGCGCGGATGTCCGGGGCCAGCTCGAGGTGCGGGGTGCCTCCCACTCCGTCATGGTCAGCCACCCCGGCGCGGTGCAGAAGCTGATTCGGACCGCCGACCGCGCCACGCGCTGA
- a CDS encoding TetR/AcrR family transcriptional regulator, protein MSEEQVRRRTGGRSARVRRAVLDATLQAVAESGPDAVGIPDIARRAGVHETSVYRRWGTREHLVVDALLAYSQEQLHIPDTGTLREDLITFADSLTAYLDTPFGKALVRSMSAAVDDRALAESREEFWKTRFGLARIMIDRAVARGEVPEGTDPAFILETLIAPLHFRALLTRRPVDGHLTGRLVDLLLQGLTR, encoded by the coding sequence GTGAGCGAAGAGCAAGTCCGCCGCAGGACCGGCGGCCGGTCCGCGCGGGTCCGCCGGGCCGTCCTGGACGCAACCCTGCAGGCCGTGGCCGAAAGCGGCCCCGACGCGGTCGGGATCCCCGATATCGCCCGCCGGGCGGGCGTCCACGAAACCTCGGTCTACCGGCGCTGGGGCACCCGTGAACACCTCGTCGTCGACGCACTCCTGGCCTACAGTCAGGAACAGCTCCACATTCCGGACACCGGAACGCTGCGCGAGGACCTCATCACCTTCGCGGACTCGCTGACCGCCTATCTGGACACCCCGTTCGGCAAGGCCCTCGTGCGCTCGATGTCGGCCGCGGTCGACGACCGGGCCCTGGCCGAAAGCCGTGAGGAGTTCTGGAAAACGCGGTTCGGCCTGGCCCGGATCATGATCGACCGAGCCGTCGCCCGCGGCGAGGTGCCCGAGGGCACCGACCCCGCCTTCATCCTCGAAACCCTCATCGCCCCCCTGCACTTCCGGGCCCTGCTCACCCGCCGCCCCGTCGACGGCCACCTCACCGGCAGGCTTGTCGACCTGCTCCTGCAAGGCCTCACCCGCTGA
- a CDS encoding alpha/beta hydrolase, protein MSYQWPVEAKDLFEERYPQMAGSGLPVADVDAVRASITDMWPDEPGGWVHEWSALATRYAEAGSHGLSALAYGWARFPTLADQAKRAALAHQTEQYLLAAPGFAVTFRRDVLDLPYRGGLTRVPVHVFTPPGVTGRRPMLLVSGGVDSWKMDLHGLLLTLCSHTGLPAVAFDIPGTGDSQVPMSPDGAEIVRGLIGQVRNLGNGLVVHVGISMGGHYSARSGLAGEADAAIVLGGPVEAAFARGRLTRFGMDGIVGNALGFDRRPSHDELFTALAAFSLRPLLDLDGQAPMLVVNGADDVHVPPDDTLVFEGRRDTEVHLLPGTGHCAVTRLPEVLRIISEWLPRTLSALRTGPATTAGPN, encoded by the coding sequence TTGTCGTACCAATGGCCGGTGGAGGCGAAGGATCTGTTCGAGGAGCGGTATCCGCAGATGGCCGGCAGCGGTCTGCCGGTCGCGGACGTGGACGCGGTGCGCGCCTCGATCACCGACATGTGGCCGGACGAGCCCGGCGGTTGGGTGCACGAGTGGTCGGCGCTCGCGACACGCTACGCCGAGGCCGGATCGCACGGCCTTTCGGCGCTCGCCTACGGCTGGGCGAGGTTCCCCACCCTGGCCGACCAGGCCAAACGGGCCGCGCTGGCCCACCAGACCGAGCAGTATCTGCTCGCGGCGCCCGGATTCGCGGTGACCTTTCGCAGGGACGTCCTGGACCTGCCCTACCGGGGCGGCCTCACACGGGTTCCGGTGCATGTCTTCACCCCGCCCGGCGTCACGGGGAGGCGCCCGATGCTATTGGTCAGTGGCGGTGTCGACAGCTGGAAGATGGATCTGCACGGCCTGCTGCTGACGCTCTGCTCACACACCGGCCTGCCCGCTGTCGCATTCGACATCCCCGGTACCGGCGACTCGCAGGTGCCGATGAGCCCGGACGGCGCGGAGATCGTCCGCGGCCTGATCGGCCAGGTCCGGAACCTGGGCAACGGCCTCGTCGTGCATGTGGGCATCTCGATGGGAGGCCACTATTCCGCCCGCTCCGGCCTGGCCGGTGAGGCCGATGCGGCCATCGTGCTGGGCGGCCCCGTCGAGGCGGCGTTCGCCCGCGGCCGCCTCACCCGGTTCGGGATGGACGGAATCGTCGGCAACGCCCTGGGATTCGACCGCCGGCCGAGCCACGACGAACTGTTCACGGCGCTGGCGGCGTTCTCACTGAGGCCGCTGCTGGACCTGGACGGCCAGGCGCCGATGCTCGTCGTCAACGGCGCCGACGACGTCCATGTCCCACCGGACGACACCCTGGTGTTCGAAGGCCGCCGCGACACCGAGGTCCATCTGCTGCCCGGGACGGGACACTGCGCGGTCACCAGGCTCCCCGAAGTCCTGCGGATCATCTCCGAGTGGCTCCCGCGCACCCTGTCCGCCCTCCGGACCGGCCCCGCCACCACGGCGGGACCGAACTGA
- a CDS encoding MarR family winged helix-turn-helix transcriptional regulator: MTGDRQTTPGPDLGVLAARVLFSVQRELFATLAERGFDDILPRSGAVLAHLRPEGIRASELARLSGQHKQVVGTLVDDLERLGYVERAPDPADRRAKLVRPTERGLLQMETAAAIMRAIEERHAKSLGDEAYAAFKKALGQVARDQSAAAGKPG; encoded by the coding sequence TTGACCGGCGACCGGCAGACAACACCGGGACCGGATCTGGGGGTGCTCGCCGCCCGGGTCCTCTTCTCCGTCCAGCGCGAACTGTTCGCCACGCTCGCCGAGCGGGGCTTTGACGACATCCTGCCGCGCTCGGGGGCCGTCCTGGCCCATCTGCGCCCCGAGGGCATCCGTGCCAGTGAACTGGCCCGGCTGTCCGGCCAGCACAAGCAGGTGGTCGGGACACTCGTCGACGACCTGGAACGCCTCGGTTACGTCGAACGCGCCCCCGACCCCGCCGACCGCCGGGCCAAACTGGTCCGCCCCACCGAGCGCGGTCTGCTCCAGATGGAGACGGCCGCCGCCATCATGCGCGCGATCGAGGAACGGCACGCGAAGTCCCTGGGTGATGAGGCGTACGCCGCCTTCAAGAAGGCCCTCGGGCAGGTGGCACGGGACCAGAGCGCGGCGGCGGGAAAGCCCGGCTGA
- a CDS encoding response regulator transcription factor, protein MDKIRVLVVDDDPPIADLVATVARYEGWEAATANSGREALRLATEFLPDIVVLDLMLPDIDGFGVLDGLRAAGTMVPVVFLTARDTVADRVAGLTRGGDDYLVKPFAVEELMARLRTVLRRSAGPGFERSVLRVADLTMDEDTRQVRRGTASLTLTPTEYEVLRYLMRKSPTVLTKAQILDHVWEYGFGGRSNVVELVVSRLRRKLDATGSPLIHTVRGFGYVVRRAAE, encoded by the coding sequence GTGGACAAGATACGAGTGCTGGTCGTCGACGACGACCCGCCGATCGCCGACCTCGTCGCCACGGTCGCCCGCTACGAGGGCTGGGAGGCGGCCACGGCCAACTCGGGCCGGGAGGCGCTGCGGCTGGCCACCGAATTCCTTCCGGACATCGTGGTCCTGGATCTGATGCTGCCCGATATCGACGGCTTCGGTGTGCTCGACGGGCTGCGCGCGGCCGGGACGATGGTGCCCGTGGTGTTCCTGACCGCGCGCGACACCGTCGCCGACCGGGTCGCGGGGCTGACCCGCGGCGGTGACGACTACCTGGTCAAACCGTTCGCGGTGGAGGAGCTGATGGCCCGGCTGCGCACCGTGCTGCGGCGCAGCGCCGGGCCGGGATTCGAACGGTCCGTGCTGCGCGTCGCCGATCTGACGATGGACGAGGACACACGGCAAGTCCGGCGCGGCACGGCGTCGTTGACGCTCACCCCGACCGAGTACGAGGTGCTGCGCTATCTCATGCGCAAGTCCCCGACCGTGCTCACCAAGGCCCAGATCCTCGACCATGTGTGGGAGTACGGCTTCGGCGGCCGTTCGAACGTCGTCGAGCTGGTCGTCAGCCGGCTGCGCCGCAAGCTCGACGCCACCGGCAGTCCGCTGATCCACACCGTGCGGGGCTTCGGATACGTGGTCAGACGGGCCGCCGAATGA
- a CDS encoding acyltransferase domain-containing protein: protein MTSGVAFLFPGQGSYVPGVFAGLGADADRVAALVAEIDAATEEFRLRPVRPLLFSPDAPGAAELLESDHERLDVAILATSIALAELLESRHGMSPDHVAGHSLGEFAALAVAGVFTPGDAARAVCERHATLRKAPPPTGGMLAVNADTARAEELIASAEAETSAVSAQNSPSQTVISGAEADLVRIRQIAREAGIRNSRLHVPGPFHVPQLADASALYATTMRTIRMSAPRERFFYSHGLGRFLTARDDVVDLMVNDMTRPVRFHDAVRALNAEGVTTFVECGALDVLTRIVSGSLPRAVTVAPLREAMTAPDLSARLRPARPSAVTGVAAPAERAPAAVADPDVLQGVREVCSEVLEYPLEVITDDADFQADLGVDSLAMTELQAHALQRFGLKDTLQDADTGTYGTVSGLAVYITGLLSERTGTASEQR, encoded by the coding sequence ATGACCAGTGGGGTGGCTTTCCTCTTCCCCGGCCAGGGGTCCTACGTACCGGGCGTCTTCGCCGGTCTCGGCGCCGACGCCGACCGGGTGGCGGCCCTCGTCGCGGAGATCGACGCGGCCACCGAGGAGTTCCGGCTGAGGCCGGTCCGGCCTCTTCTGTTCTCCCCGGATGCTCCGGGGGCGGCGGAGCTGCTCGAGTCCGATCACGAGCGCCTCGATGTGGCCATTCTGGCAACTTCCATCGCCCTGGCGGAACTTCTGGAGTCACGGCACGGGATGAGTCCCGATCATGTCGCCGGGCACAGTCTCGGGGAGTTCGCCGCGCTGGCCGTCGCCGGTGTGTTCACACCGGGCGACGCGGCCAGGGCGGTCTGCGAACGCCACGCCACGCTGCGCAAGGCGCCGCCGCCCACGGGCGGGATGCTGGCGGTGAACGCGGACACGGCCCGCGCCGAGGAGCTGATCGCCTCGGCGGAGGCCGAGACGTCAGCCGTTTCGGCGCAGAACTCCCCGAGTCAGACCGTCATCAGCGGCGCCGAAGCGGATCTGGTGAGAATACGGCAGATAGCACGGGAGGCGGGCATCCGTAACTCCCGGCTGCATGTCCCCGGCCCCTTCCACGTACCGCAACTGGCCGACGCGAGCGCCCTGTACGCGACGACGATGCGGACCATCCGGATGTCCGCGCCCCGGGAGCGCTTCTTCTACTCCCACGGCCTGGGCCGCTTCCTGACGGCGCGGGACGATGTCGTCGATCTGATGGTGAACGACATGACCCGGCCGGTGCGGTTCCACGACGCTGTGCGCGCGCTGAACGCCGAGGGCGTCACGACCTTCGTGGAATGCGGCGCGCTGGACGTCCTCACCCGCATTGTGTCCGGATCGCTGCCCCGCGCCGTGACCGTGGCACCGCTCCGTGAGGCCATGACGGCACCGGATCTGTCCGCCCGGCTGCGGCCCGCCCGCCCCTCGGCCGTGACCGGCGTCGCCGCGCCCGCGGAACGGGCGCCGGCCGCTGTGGCCGACCCGGACGTGCTCCAAGGGGTACGCGAGGTGTGCTCCGAGGTCCTCGAGTATCCGCTGGAAGTGATCACCGACGATGCCGACTTTCAGGCCGATCTCGGCGTCGACTCCCTGGCGATGACCGAATTGCAGGCCCACGCACTGCAGCGGTTCGGCCTCAAGGACACGCTGCAGGACGCGGATACGGGAACGTACGGCACGGTCTCCGGCCTGGCCGTGTACATCACAGGCCTGCTGAGCGAGCGCACCGGTACCGCTTCCGAGCAGCGGTGA
- a CDS encoding RidA family protein, producing the protein MMTTRRTNTTTALVGGLASAALLWGVQAGTGEGPRLSATGASVAVPAADPASRKADSRRKLGEPWKYDGRTALYQTHEVKDPRGILFVAGQTAKDKSNTYLHLWDMQKQIDRVFDQVEKYVEDAGYKPSEITNLRYSVTDEDLFFRHFDRVIDRLDRAGIKPTSAAIGVERLARPGVLIEIEATAVR; encoded by the coding sequence ATGATGACGACCCGCCGTACGAACACCACCACCGCTCTTGTCGGAGGCCTGGCCTCCGCGGCCCTGCTGTGGGGTGTTCAGGCGGGCACCGGCGAGGGTCCACGGCTCAGCGCCACCGGCGCTTCCGTGGCGGTTCCGGCGGCCGACCCGGCGTCGCGAAAGGCGGACAGCCGAAGAAAGCTGGGTGAGCCCTGGAAGTACGACGGCAGGACCGCCCTGTACCAGACCCACGAGGTGAAGGACCCGCGCGGCATCCTGTTCGTCGCCGGGCAGACGGCGAAGGACAAGAGCAACACGTACCTGCACCTGTGGGACATGCAGAAGCAGATCGACCGCGTCTTCGACCAGGTGGAGAAGTACGTCGAGGACGCGGGCTACAAGCCGAGCGAGATCACCAACCTGCGGTACTCGGTCACCGACGAGGATCTGTTCTTCCGGCACTTCGACCGGGTCATCGACCGACTGGACCGGGCCGGCATCAAGCCCACCAGCGCGGCGATCGGCGTCGAGCGTCTCGCCCGGCCCGGCGTGCTCATCGAGATCGAGGCGACCGCGGTGCGCTGA
- a CDS encoding Lrp/AsnC family transcriptional regulator, whose product MDDTDKLVVSALLANGRASWTAIAEALNLTESTVRRRGTRLMESGLLAVTVLENPYRAWGGWPLLLLPRARPDRTLRLAHQLARMYPVKTVWVLDNGEILALVHPRDRAERNDLTLRHQPLIGDLVDLRTLPVLRAYTLAGPPEPPLLTVAQTDLIRHPYGAPGLAPGPRLDADEQHLVEALAVDGRMSFSRLAAATHTSAATAQRRLDRLRRGGGAEIATVVDRCQVGLDVQAVFFIQCDPATLPDTVKRLTSRTAVHLAAAVTGPDNLIAAVAVSHTDDVYRLQADVLPGLPGYRHARVHLVTTFIKESGMIYHDGHWQAVEP is encoded by the coding sequence GTGGACGACACGGACAAGCTGGTGGTCTCGGCGCTGCTGGCCAACGGGCGTGCCTCGTGGACGGCGATCGCCGAGGCCCTGAACCTCACCGAGAGCACGGTCCGCAGACGCGGCACGCGATTGATGGAGTCCGGCCTGCTCGCGGTCACCGTCCTGGAGAACCCCTACCGCGCCTGGGGCGGCTGGCCCCTGCTTCTCCTGCCGCGCGCGCGGCCCGACCGCACCCTGCGGCTGGCACACCAACTCGCCCGGATGTACCCGGTGAAGACGGTCTGGGTACTCGACAACGGCGAGATCCTCGCCCTGGTCCACCCTCGCGACCGAGCCGAACGCAACGATCTGACGTTACGTCACCAGCCGTTGATCGGCGATCTCGTCGACCTGCGGACCCTGCCGGTGCTCCGCGCCTATACCCTGGCCGGCCCTCCGGAGCCGCCCCTGCTCACCGTCGCCCAGACGGACCTCATCCGGCACCCGTACGGCGCTCCCGGCCTCGCTCCCGGCCCTCGTCTCGACGCGGACGAACAGCACCTGGTGGAAGCGCTCGCCGTGGACGGCCGGATGAGCTTCAGCCGGCTCGCGGCGGCGACCCACACCTCCGCCGCGACCGCCCAGCGCCGCCTCGACCGCCTCAGACGCGGCGGCGGCGCCGAGATAGCCACCGTCGTGGACCGCTGCCAGGTGGGCCTGGACGTCCAGGCGGTGTTCTTCATCCAGTGCGACCCGGCCACCCTGCCCGATACGGTCAAACGGCTCACCTCACGTACGGCCGTCCATCTGGCCGCCGCGGTGACCGGCCCCGACAATCTGATCGCCGCGGTGGCCGTGTCGCACACCGACGACGTCTACCGCCTCCAGGCCGATGTACTCCCCGGACTGCCCGGCTACCGCCACGCCCGTGTCCATCTCGTCACCACCTTCATCAAGGAAAGCGGGATGATCTACCACGACGGCCACTGGCAGGCCGTCGAACCCTGA